Part of the Lampris incognitus isolate fLamInc1 chromosome 1, fLamInc1.hap2, whole genome shotgun sequence genome is shown below.
TTTGCAAGGGCACTGGTGAGTGTAGTGCAGTTTAGGCCTGCCTTGGACAATTCTGATCGATAGGAAATACAAACAACCCCAGAACATTTCTCATGCACTGGAACAGCACTAAAACGTAGTGTGTGTGGATAGGTCAAGCTATCTGTGTGAGACTACCTTGTATTTGAAGAGTTCTTATCATAACCACACGCATAAATGTCTGATAAAATGGGTAGCAGAGGGCAGCGGCTCAAATGagcttcctctgttgctcttattTGTTCAAGTCGTGGAAGCGGTTAGAGGCCTGTAATTAATCAGCCCTACTTGCGTTCTTGCATTGTCGATTTTTGCCATTTGCTGGATATGTTTGATGGCATACACTATAGTGTTAATTGGATGGCACCGGACCATTTGCAAGTGGTCGTTGGTGTCTCTTTATTTTTGTTTCTGGCTGAATTAGGTTTTGTGCAATAACCACACACAGAACATAAATAATGATGACATGTTCATCAACACACTCCATtcactttcaaaaaaaaaaactttgtacgGGGGTCAGATGACTTTTTGCTAGTCGTGTTTTTTTTAGTTTGTCTTGTCCAATCCTCCGTTTAGCTTGCCAGTTATAGCTCAAGTAAATTTATGAACAGTAGTCAGACTCTGCACGTTGAATTTTGTCAAGGTTAATACATCACAGTTGGCTAGAGGATTTGTTTATTTAGCACTGCAGTGTCAAACGGCTTCTAGCCATTCAACAATATAACCTGTTAGCTAGCTTGCGTTAAACATTTGCCATGTAGTTGTTTGCATTGGTCTTGTCTTTCATATCAAAAGTAAGTTCTGCTTGCTAGCTAACAGAATGTACCATAACAAACAGGATTACACATGTGATTTGTCATCCAAGTGCGATTAAAATTGCATCAAATTTGTTTCTTGTAACAGTGAAGTTACACAACATGGCATCATAAGTAACCTGTTGCTGTAACAAAAGTTGTGTGAAAATTGCATTGTGTAACTTAAGTTTATGGCCCAGTTAAATCTTTTAGCCAACTGTGTAAAAGATAATATTACAATGAGAAAAAAATGGTTGCCCAGATAACTGTTCCCTTTATTTCATTCAGTAAACATTATAATGCAGTAAAAAGCATTTTGGAGTGAACGTTTGTAACCTGCCTATAAGTAAACTCTTGAGGTTCTTAATCTGTAGCCTGATGTTTCCCTTTTTGTCCCACCAGGCTGTCAACAAACTGGAGAAACATATCCAAGACATGGACGAAGGCAGCAGCTACATAGAGTTTGACGTGCCGGAGTTCAGCAACACCGTTCTGAGCCAGCTCAATGAGTTGCGGCTGCAGGGGAAGCTGTGTGACATCATTGTTCACATCCAGGGCCAGCCATTTCGTGCTCACAAGGCTGTGCTGGCGGCCAGTTCACCCTATTTCCGCGATCACTCAGCCCTAAGCACCATGAGTGGCCTCTCCATTTCAGTTATCAAAAGCCCTGAGGTGTTTGAGCAGCTTCTGGCCTTCTGTTATACAGGCCACATGTCTCTGCAGCTAAAGGATGTCATCAGCTTCCTCACTGCAGCCAGCTTCTTGCAGATGCAAGCCATCATTGACAAGTGCACTCAAATCCTGGAGAGCATTCACTCAAAGATCAGCCTCCCAATCGGAATTGGGAGCCCGGAGAAGGAAGGCTCCCAGGCCAGCCACAATGGGGTCAATGACAGCAACCTTTTTGTAAACCCTACCCAGATCTCCCCCTCCTACTACTCCCGGCAGAGTCAGGCAGTGAACGTGGAGGCCCGTTCTGAGCTGTCAGGGAAAGGTTTGGGCAGGGCACGGCAGCAGCACGAGGAAGGCCAGTCAGACCGCGGCAGTAGTGATAGTGTGTCAGAGCAGGATGCCCCCATGGAGGGTGAAATGGAGCAAGTAGAACTGATTGGCAAGGATGGGCAGGTGACAGATGTGCATGTGAAGATTGAGAAGAACGACAGGCCCACTTATTCAGACAGCTCTTCCGCTGGCGATGATGGCTACCATACCGAGATGGTAGATGGAGAACAGGTGCTGGCTGTCAGTGTGGGTTCGTACGGTACTGTCATCCAGCCCGCAGGGTACTCTTACTCAGGGCTGTCCTCCCCTTGCTTTGTCAGCCTCAGCAGCTCCAGTCCCTCCCGCTCTATGTTAAGTGGTATCAGAGGAGGGCGAGCTAGAGCAAAGCGTCCCATGGCCATGCCAGCAGGGGTATTGAGTCACATTAAGCCCAGCGCTGATGACAGTGAGCCACAGTTGGGACCCACAGGTTTGGAGAATGATGTGAGAGAGCGGAGTCTGCGGGGCCAGTGGTACCCATACAATGAGAGACTCATTTGCATCTACTGTGGAAAGACCTTCAATCAGAAAGGCAGCCTGGACCGCCACATGCGCCTGCACATGGGAATCACACCCTTTGTTTGCAAATTCTGTGGCAAGAAGTACACAAGGAAGGACCAGCTGGAGTACCACATCAGAGGCCACACGGACAACAAGCCCTTCCACTGCCAGATCTGTGGGAAATGCTTCCCCTTCCAGGGCACCCTCAACCAGCACCTGAGGAAGAAGCACATGGGGGCATCAGAGGGCAACAATCACATAGACTCTCCAGAGAGGACGGAGGGGAGCTCGGGTCAGAAGGACTCAGAGGATGCTTCCGAGGGAATGGCCTTTGAGGCACAGTATGCAGAGGAGGCCCCATCCAATGACATGGAGGAGAGTTCAAAATGTAGCCCAGAGGAGGCTCAAGCATCCAGATGTGATTTTTAAGCCGTGCTTCAGGTTAAGGAAGCTTTATGAAACATTTGTTTCAATTGGAGGCTAAAGTATGTTTCATTTTTGATTATGCTCCCTCAACATTGAACGTGATTCTCATCAAGGCTCTGTCAGTTTTGTGAAAGTCAATTATTGAATGCAAAGAGCTAATGGGTGCTTCTTAGGATTTTGGTTCTTTCAAAGCAAAGGGAGTAACAACTTGTTTTTTTAAGGAGGTCCCAGTAATCAAGGCCCCCTGTTTCTCTCTTTAATCTTTCCATGTTTTTAAAAACATATTTACAGAGTTATATAGGCATGTTGCAATAATTGATAATGTGAAAGCTCTGATAAGATGCTTGTCATATCACCTTTTTACCTGACCTGTTTTTGCACATGTGACCATAGGAGGTCACTTACTCACAAGGAATGATTTCTGCCAGTGCAAAGCTTCGTGTGACATATCCGTTCAATACCTCATAATGTAACTACATACTCATAACAGACAGTCTTTTAACTTTACTGAAACTCTGCCAGGTTCTACCTCATAGCCAAGAACCTACCAGGAACAGATGTGTTCACCATTTAAAAATCCGTTTGTATGTTTTTCATTGCCAAACCCTGGGAAGAGCATCCTTTCTACACAAAGCCTTGATACTTAATTGAAATATTCCTTGCTGATTGTATGGATTATGGACTAAATGTCAAATGTTTTGTGGTCAGCCAGGTTAAATTGTTAACGAAAGAAGGTGCTATGTTAGGAGTACATTAGAATTCTTTGCTTACTTACGTGTTCGTATTTGGCAAACGCAAAGAATAGAGGAAGAGTGGCCCTGTATTCATTCAAGACGTCATATGCTGTCTCTTCTTATCAAGTTCAAGTTTGTTTTGCAATGCACCATTTTATCTCTTATGATCACTACTGGAGATCTCAATCTGTTGGCCTATGTGTGCTTTCAGATACCATAATCCATGGAATGGATGACTTATCCTCATACAGTGGAAACACTTGCAATGTTATATATTCTGATAGCAGTTTCATACAGAACTACTTAATTGCCacgcttgttttatttgtctggaGGTAGGCTTCTATGTTAATACTCAGTGCATCTAACAGAGACAGAGTTCTCTTCATTAGTTCAGCACAGTAAGAACAGCTCTGGGTCTGTTCGCATAAATCAATATAGTATACTATGAATAATATGCAAATGGAAGAACAAAGGAATCTCAGCCATTATGCCATGGTATTTCCTTTCTTGCAAGAGTCTTTCGGTcggctccatttttttttttctccagtctTGTATTTTCATGATGGGACAATTTATCTGCAGTCTTTGTTTTCTGCATTGGATGGGTTCAAATGTGGACTCATGTTTCCTTCGTTTGTTTTATGGTATTGGCCTAGATGTAGTTTTAACTACATTAAAGGAATGGCTTTTATTTTTTCTAGtttacccttttttttttatactcGCTGCTTAGTAGTGCACAGGTCGGCTTccttttcacagtcatccatccatgtAATACTGGACATGCAGCTCCGTCTTGCCGTGCGGCGTTCAGTGCAATTAATTGGGGACAGAGCCACAACCCTCGTTCTGTACAACAAAAAATCTCCACTGTTAAGCCAAAGGTAACAATATGCTACATCAGTCTATCATAGCAAATCTGAGAGGTCACTAAACATTTTCAATCGCTTTTGTTGCTAAATTTTCTCTtagtgtttgctttgctgtgcCGTGGCAAAGGGACTCCTGCTGGTAATAGTCTAGAAGAGGTCCTTATTCTCGCAGCGATGGAGCTGACCGTGACCGACTGTAGTTTCAAAATTACCTCTCGAATTCACTGCGATAGGCTGCTGaagcatcatgttagctttggctgaacctTGGAGGGATTTTTGCACTGAACGAGGATTGTGCATTTGCTCCCGAGTCCCTGGATTGAACTCTAGATGGCGAGCCGGAGCGCTGTCCGGTATGAAGAAAAGAATGGATGACTGATAATTAAACCTACCTATGTACTACGTGAGCGGTGAGTATAAAATAGGGATggactaaaaaaaatttttttaaatccaaactgTCCCTTTAAACCAAGCGGTAAAGGATTTTATTGGTAGCCGGTGATCCAAAGTTCTGGTGCACTATGGGTGATTAGGGAGTGGCATAGATGCTGACCAAGTGAAACAAATTGTGCtcatctccttctctctgtctcaagTCTTATTAGACATTGGCAGTGGTCGTACCCGAGTAAGCACACAACTCGAAAACAGATCGAAAAGCATCACAAGCCTGCTTGACAGTGTTAAGAGTTTCCTGGTAAAAAGTGATCCCTGCTTGATCTTACATTAGGTATGGTTGGATGATGCTAATGGTAGCCTAATGCTAATGAATGGCCACAAGTTGTGCATATGGCATTTTATCTATACCATTAGAACCATGGAGAAGTTGGTATTTTGCTTTTGTTTCTATCGTCTTTTAAAAAGAATTTGTATACACGGAGAGAGACCAGATAGATTATCCCGTCATAAATTCACCCCTGTGCCAATTTAAAAAACGCACAGCTGGGTGGGGTCTTTGTCCTGGTCTTCCTTGTTTGCCATCCAGATGTTTAATGCCTTCTTTGAGGAGCGCCTGCCatttgtgtttaccttgtcccaTATAATCCATGCCTATTCTTTCTCTCTcaatttttttttccactttattttttgtgtgtgtgggggggggttggagggggaTTTTGTGTTTGGTTgcttgtcttttttctttctttctttctttctttctttctttcttcaaatTATGTCATCTTTTTTGATGTCATTTACGTTGAACGTGCACTCATTCTGGTTCATCGGTCATGGACCCTACTGGCAGCCCAAAATGTAGAGAATTTTGTGAGAATTAGTATAGCTAGCTCTCCATTATATTTTGGTGTAAGCATTTCATTATCAAAAcagttgtttgttgtttttttttaatgccatcATCCAAAATCTCACACCTTATAATACTTTTTCCTGTGAATGTTTGCATAATCAAGTTTATTTCTACTATCTGCTGATTTACTGTGCATGTTAAACAGCAGATCTGACCTCATGTAGGCtcgtctcttaaaaaaaaaatgtaaatctgCTCATTGGGAATTTTTCCTCTCGCCAAGCATAGGGGAGGAAGTATGGCCTTTTTATATAATATTGTCAACAATAGTTCAAGAACAGTAGGTACAAATGCTAAAATTATGTTTTGTGCCAAGAGTTCACACCAAAGACTTTAGCGACTAGGTGATTCTTAACAGTAAATTCTGGACTGTATCGTGCAACTGAATGATTATTATCTAGAGGAATAGGGTCTTAATTTAAGGTAGTGCTAGTTCCCGTTTTCTGATTCAGCTATTCCCAAGGAATGTACGTTCCTTTTGCTTACAATAAAGGTTTTATCTTGAATATGAGCAAGTTTTTAAGAAGGCATTAAGCAGCCGTTTTAAGTTATGTTAAGGTAATATAGTTAATTAAGCCATAAAGGAGCTGATAATGTACTAAGTTGTGCAATAGATAATGTAATTATTTAAGGCCAATGTACACAAAAGAACAATTTTCACGAAAAGTGGCATCTAAAACTTAGTGCCTTGCCACAAGCTTTACATCTTAGACTCCGGCACTTGGACATCTTTGCCTCATTCCCATTTTAAATGAACAAAATAGAGAGGTCAGAAATAAATAAGGCTACGTCGCCTTTGCTGAAGAGGGACTGAAAATCATACAGGAGAAATGCATTTAAATGTCCTTCCACTAAGTACTAACCCTGTTTCtacgctctcttttttttttctccacttgATCCATTGTTTTTACGGGATGGACAGTTAATATTTAGGCTTAATTTAGTTGTATAGCATCCAATTGTAATTAAATTTTAAGGCCCCTGTCCCCTTTTGTCTCTTTGTCCCATGTCCAGAGACTGTTTATATACTGTATTCCTCCTCTCTAAGCACTGAGGACAATCTTAAGCAATTTACTTCAGTATCTGGCATTTCAATGACGAGAGGAAGTGACTGAGAAATGCAGAGTTCCTCTCCCCTCTCGCTTGTTTTGCAGCATGTGACCAGGGCACAGCTGTTTGAGTATCAGGCGGACTCCAAAACTGAAAATTTGTGGagcgtaaaaaaaagaaaaaaagaaaaaaaagagccaaGCTTGCCGTGATATACTGTCGCTGAATTGCACACCCACAAAAttgtattaaaaaaagaaaaaaaattttaaaatgcCAGCGGCTATTTTTGTAACTTAAACTTAAGTTCTCTTGTATTTGCATCATCTGGCATGCACTTAAAACGATCAGTTGAGAAATGCATCAATCATCCTTGTCACCCTTAAGAGGCTCGGCTATAATGGCTTCAGTCATTTTACTATCGTAGGGACCTTTTCCCCGAAAATGGTGCTTTTAGGCTAGCCAGGCGACTcgtcaaattttttttttctcttaactaTACAATCCATATATTCATTATACGTGGTAGGAGGGGTAATTTCATGTTAACACTTTTTATGAACTGTAGTTACTAATACCACAATATTCACCTGCAGCACCACCTCAACATTACACTCATATCTATATTATACGTTTGCTCCGAACTTCTGAGAGAAACAGGAGACGCATCATGGGCCACAAGTAATCAAAGGAAGTGTTTACATGGAAGGCTGTCGGACTACTTTTTGAATTTGCAGCTCGTCCTATTCTTTTTATTATCGACTCACTTCAGGTAGTTTACGAACACTGATAGAGacttagagaaaaaaaaaaaaccttaagtcTTCCATAGTTTTTCTGTCGGTTTCTGTCCACTGTGTATGATACAAAAGCAATAACCTTTTTAAAAAGTGTTGTATCGGGATCATCGAGCCTTTTAGACATCTTGGCCTGTCATAAGCAAACAAACTGAATGTCAGGGAGCTGTTGAATTGAAGTAGGACCAGGACAATTTGAtatccatttattttatttttttctgtactTTCTGTAACTTTGGACAGGTTGACTTCttcctcagaaaaaaaaaaaaaaaagaaaagcgaaAACTAATGGTGTTGCTTGCTGGTGTTCTAAATACGCATCTGAATTCTGTGACCGACCGTGTGGCTCAGGCATCAACTCGGTGGCACCGGTCGGAGTTGTACCTCCAGCTACGTCAAGTCATGAAAGGGACTCTGGGCTGTATAGCCGCTGACTGGGGGTGGCGGTCTGTTTCCATGTTAAGACTCGGTGGTCTcccgtatccccccccccctcaagccCTGAGAGACTGTAGATTGAGGCGGTCAGGATGGAACGGCGCGTGGCCGAGACTCGTTTGGAAAACGCTCTGTGTGGCCGTCGTCTCTGTCCTGTGAAATTTTCAAATCTCCGCACTCTCAGGTCTATAGCTCTCATACATTTGGTGAtaaggcaaaaaaaacaaacaacaacacacagacagacagacagacacacacacacacacacacacacaaactagaaCTCAGGGTATATAGCGTTTTAAGGAGTGGTTTCATTGGGTACACAGTTTATGTCCGTAGTATAAATGTGCACTCCTCTTCAGGTGAGGAAACAAGTCCTCAGTCAGTAGTTCCTAAACGTTCTGCCTCAAGGTCTCACTGAGCCCGTGTTTTCCACAGAGCTGACGCTTGAGAAATGCCGGAGTCCACAGACTTTACCATGAAAGCAGGCCCGCCCGCCTCCTGTTTTCTCCACTCTACACACAACCTCACTACCC
Proteins encoded:
- the zbtb34 gene encoding zinc finger and BTB domain-containing protein 34 isoform X1, whose amino-acid sequence is MKPAVNKLEKHIQDMDEGSSYIEFDVPEFSNTVLSQLNELRLQGKLCDIIVHIQGQPFRAHKAVLAASSPYFRDHSALSTMSGLSISVIKSPEVFEQLLAFCYTGHMSLQLKDVISFLTAASFLQMQAIIDKCTQILESIHSKISLPIGIGSPEKEGSQASHNGVNDSNLFVNPTQISPSYYSRQSQAVNVEARSELSGKGLGRARQQHEEGQSDRGSSDSVSEQDAPMEGEMEQVELIGKDGQVTDVHVKIEKNDRPTYSDSSSAGDDGYHTEMVDGEQVLAVSVGSYGTVIQPAGYSYSGLSSPCFVSLSSSSPSRSMLSGIRGGRARAKRPMAMPAGVLSHIKPSADDSEPQLGPTGLENDVRERSLRGQWYPYNERLICIYCGKTFNQKGSLDRHMRLHMGITPFVCKFCGKKYTRKDQLEYHIRGHTDNKPFHCQICGKCFPFQGTLNQHLRKKHMGASEGNNHIDSPERTEGSSGQKDSEDASEGMAFEAQYAEEAPSNDMEESSKCSPEEAQASRCDF
- the zbtb34 gene encoding zinc finger and BTB domain-containing protein 34 isoform X2, which encodes MDEGSSYIEFDVPEFSNTVLSQLNELRLQGKLCDIIVHIQGQPFRAHKAVLAASSPYFRDHSALSTMSGLSISVIKSPEVFEQLLAFCYTGHMSLQLKDVISFLTAASFLQMQAIIDKCTQILESIHSKISLPIGIGSPEKEGSQASHNGVNDSNLFVNPTQISPSYYSRQSQAVNVEARSELSGKGLGRARQQHEEGQSDRGSSDSVSEQDAPMEGEMEQVELIGKDGQVTDVHVKIEKNDRPTYSDSSSAGDDGYHTEMVDGEQVLAVSVGSYGTVIQPAGYSYSGLSSPCFVSLSSSSPSRSMLSGIRGGRARAKRPMAMPAGVLSHIKPSADDSEPQLGPTGLENDVRERSLRGQWYPYNERLICIYCGKTFNQKGSLDRHMRLHMGITPFVCKFCGKKYTRKDQLEYHIRGHTDNKPFHCQICGKCFPFQGTLNQHLRKKHMGASEGNNHIDSPERTEGSSGQKDSEDASEGMAFEAQYAEEAPSNDMEESSKCSPEEAQASRCDF